Proteins from a genomic interval of Arachis hypogaea cultivar Tifrunner chromosome 10, arahy.Tifrunner.gnm2.J5K5, whole genome shotgun sequence:
- the LOC112714374 gene encoding uncharacterized protein: MACLHDHSCEDHDCSTDWSLYKHIDLSKVSALNEARPGSVKSVFKAWEERLNSSGEHLESNEGDPELLVFIPFTSDVKIKSISIVGGADGTSPAKMRAFINRDGIDFSDAQSMQAIQEWDLAENMQGVLEYQTRYSKFQSVGNITLHFPDNFGADTSKIHYIGLKGEATQLKRDVVATIVYEVMPNPSDHKTRAETGGGFSHVE, encoded by the exons ATGGCGTGCTTACATGATCACAGTTGCGAAGACCACGATTGTTCCACCGATTGGTCTCTATACAAGCACATCGACCTCTCCAAG GTATCTGCTTTGAATGAGGCAAGACCAGGAAGTGTTAAGTCAGTTTTTAAAGCTTGGGAGGAGCGTCTGAATTCTTCTGGG GAACACTTGGAAAGCAACGAGGGTGATCCTGAGTTACTTGTTTTCATTCC ATTTACTTCAGATGTCAAAATTAAAAGCATATCCATAGTAGGCGGAGCTGATGGGACAAGTCCTGCTAAAATGAGAGC GTTTATCAACCGAGATGGAATTGACTTTTCAGATGCACAAAGCATGCAAGCCATTCAG GAATGGGATTTGGCTGAGAATATGCAAGGAGTATTGGAATACCAGACAAG ATATTCGAAATTTCAAAGTGTGGGAAATATTACGCTGCACTTTCCTGACAATTTTGGAGCCGATACAAGCAAAATCCACTATATTGGCCTTAAAGGCGAAGCCACTCAG TTAAAAAGGGATGTGGTTGCAACTATTGTTTACGAGGTTATGCCAAATCCTTCTGATCACAA GACGCGTGCTGAAACTGGTGGTGGTTTTTCGCATGTCGAATAA
- the LOC112714376 gene encoding serine hydroxymethyltransferase 3, chloroplastic isoform X1, giving the protein MQATTGVAMMGSLQQQPVWTKGMTFPNKGLGNNGCLAQMKFYSLKPCKASHVEGTVLTGTPSSLSVSVPEIGGDGSKFVDYGLSEADHEVRAIIDKEKDRQFKSLELIASENFTSRAVMEAVGSCLTNKYSEGLPGKRYYGGNEYIDELEILCQERALTAFHVDREKWGVNVQPLSGSPANFAVYTAILKPHDRIMGLDLPHGGHLSHGFMTPKRRVSGTSIYFESMPYRLDESTGLIDYDMLEKTANLFRPKLIIAGASAYPRDIDYPRFRKIADEVSAFLMMDMAHISGLVAASVLASPFEFCDIVTTTTHKSLRGPRGGMIFFKKDPVHGVDLESAINNAVFPGLQGGPHNHTIGGLAVCLKHAQSQEFKNYQNQVQYFSSLIRIDARRFLMIAHVCTIVQVVSNCRALANRLIEHGYKLVSGGSDNHLVLVDLRPSGIDGARVEKILDMASITLNKNSVPGDKSALVPGGIRIGSPAMTTRGLGEKEFTLIADLIHEGVQISLEAKKLVSGTKLQDFMKFVTSAEFPLEEKVAELRGRVEALTTKYPIPGV; this is encoded by the exons ATGCAAGCCACTACTGGAGTTGCAATGATGGGTTCTTTGCAACAACAGCCTGTTTGGACAAAGGGGATGACTTTCCCTAATAAAGGGCTCGGCAATAATGGATGTTTAGCTCAGATGAAGTTCTATAGTTTGAAGCCATGCAAAGCATCTCATGTTGAAGGAACTGTACTTACTGGGACTCCATCATCTTTGTCCGTCTCTGTACCTGAAATTGGAG GTGATGGAAGCAAGTTTGTGGACTATGGCTTGAGTGAAGCCGATCATGAGGTTCGTGCAATTATTGATAAGGAAAAGGACCGACAATTTAAAAGTTTAGAGCTTATTGCCTCGGAGAATTTTACTTCTAGAGCAGTGATGGAAGCAGTTGGTTCATGTCTCACTAACAAGTACTCCGAAGGACTACCGGGTAAAAG GTATTATGGTGGTAACGAGTACATTGATGAGCTTGAAATCCTATGTCAAGAAAGGGCTCTGACAGCATTTCATGTAGATAGAGAGAAATGGGGTGTAAATGTTCAACCGTTGTCTGGTTCCCCTGCTAATTTTGCAGTATATACTGCAATTCTTAAACCACATGATAGAATTATG GGTTTGGACTTGCCTCATGGGGGGCATTTATCACATGGATTTATGACACCCAAGAGACGTGTATCAGGAACATCCATTTATTTTGAATCTATGCCTTATCGACTTGATGAATCAACAG GTCTTATTGAttatgatatgttggagaaaactgcAAACCTCTTCCGGCCAAAACTCATAATTGCTGGTGCCAGTGCTTATCCTCGAGACATTGACTATCCTCGCTTCAGAAAA ATTGCAGATGAAGTAAGTGCTTTTCTTATGATGGATATGGCTCACATAAGTGGGCTTGTTGCTGCATCTGTGCTTGCTAGTCCCTTCGAGTTTTGTGATATTGTGACCACCACAACCCACAAG TCCTTGAGAGGTCCAAGAGGTGGTATGATATTCTTCAAGAAAGATCCTGTGCATGGAGTCGATCTGGAGTCTGCCATAAACAATGCTGTTTTTCCCGGTCTTCAG GGTGGTCCTCATAACCACACAATTGGAGGACTAGCAGTTTGCTTGAAGCATGCTCAATCTCAGGAATTCAAAAATTACCAAAACCAGGTACAATACTTTTCATCATTAATTAGAATCGATGCAAGGCGCTTCCTAATGATTGCACATGTCTGCACCATTGTGCAGGTGGTCTCTAACTGTAGAGCTCTTGCAAACCGGTTAATTGAGCACGGATATAAACTGGTCTCTGGTGGTAGTGATAATCACCTGGTTCTTGTTGATCTGAGACCATCT GGTATCGATGGCGCACGAGTTGAGAAAATTCTTGATATGGCTTCCATAACCCTCAACAAGAATTCAGTGCCCG GCGATAAGAGCGCTCTAGTTCCCGGAGGCATTCGCATTGGATCGCCGGCAATGACAACAAGAGGACTCGGTGAGAAAGAGTTCACATTGATAGCTGACTTAATTCATGAGGGTGTCCAGATAAGTCTTGAAGCCAAGAAGTTGGTGTCAGGGACAAAGCTGCAAGATTTTATGAAGTTTGTAACATCAGCTGAGTTTCCTTTGGAAGAAAAGGTTGCAGAGTTGCGTGGTAGAGTTGAAGCTCTTACTACTAAGTATCCAATCCCAGGGGTCTAA
- the LOC112714376 gene encoding serine hydroxymethyltransferase 3, chloroplastic isoform X2, with protein MQATTGVAMMGSLQQQPVWTKGMTFPNKGLGNNGCLAQMKFYSLKPCKASHVEGTVLTGTPSSLSVSVPEIGGDGSKFVDYGLSEADHEVRAIIDKEKDRQFKSLELIASENFTSRAVMEAVGSCLTNKYSEGLPGKRYYGGNEYIDELEILCQERALTAFHVDREKWGVNVQPLSGSPANFAVYTAILKPHDRIMGLDLPHGGHLSHGFMTPKRRVSGTSIYFESMPYRLDESTGLIDYDMLEKTANLFRPKLIIAGASAYPRDIDYPRFRKIADEVSAFLMMDMAHISGLVAASVLASPFEFCDIVTTTTHKSLRGPRGGMIFFKKDPVHGVDLESAINNAVFPGLQGGPHNHTIGGLAVCLKHAQSQEFKNYQNQVVSNCRALANRLIEHGYKLVSGGSDNHLVLVDLRPSGIDGARVEKILDMASITLNKNSVPGDKSALVPGGIRIGSPAMTTRGLGEKEFTLIADLIHEGVQISLEAKKLVSGTKLQDFMKFVTSAEFPLEEKVAELRGRVEALTTKYPIPGV; from the exons ATGCAAGCCACTACTGGAGTTGCAATGATGGGTTCTTTGCAACAACAGCCTGTTTGGACAAAGGGGATGACTTTCCCTAATAAAGGGCTCGGCAATAATGGATGTTTAGCTCAGATGAAGTTCTATAGTTTGAAGCCATGCAAAGCATCTCATGTTGAAGGAACTGTACTTACTGGGACTCCATCATCTTTGTCCGTCTCTGTACCTGAAATTGGAG GTGATGGAAGCAAGTTTGTGGACTATGGCTTGAGTGAAGCCGATCATGAGGTTCGTGCAATTATTGATAAGGAAAAGGACCGACAATTTAAAAGTTTAGAGCTTATTGCCTCGGAGAATTTTACTTCTAGAGCAGTGATGGAAGCAGTTGGTTCATGTCTCACTAACAAGTACTCCGAAGGACTACCGGGTAAAAG GTATTATGGTGGTAACGAGTACATTGATGAGCTTGAAATCCTATGTCAAGAAAGGGCTCTGACAGCATTTCATGTAGATAGAGAGAAATGGGGTGTAAATGTTCAACCGTTGTCTGGTTCCCCTGCTAATTTTGCAGTATATACTGCAATTCTTAAACCACATGATAGAATTATG GGTTTGGACTTGCCTCATGGGGGGCATTTATCACATGGATTTATGACACCCAAGAGACGTGTATCAGGAACATCCATTTATTTTGAATCTATGCCTTATCGACTTGATGAATCAACAG GTCTTATTGAttatgatatgttggagaaaactgcAAACCTCTTCCGGCCAAAACTCATAATTGCTGGTGCCAGTGCTTATCCTCGAGACATTGACTATCCTCGCTTCAGAAAA ATTGCAGATGAAGTAAGTGCTTTTCTTATGATGGATATGGCTCACATAAGTGGGCTTGTTGCTGCATCTGTGCTTGCTAGTCCCTTCGAGTTTTGTGATATTGTGACCACCACAACCCACAAG TCCTTGAGAGGTCCAAGAGGTGGTATGATATTCTTCAAGAAAGATCCTGTGCATGGAGTCGATCTGGAGTCTGCCATAAACAATGCTGTTTTTCCCGGTCTTCAG GGTGGTCCTCATAACCACACAATTGGAGGACTAGCAGTTTGCTTGAAGCATGCTCAATCTCAGGAATTCAAAAATTACCAAAACCAG GTGGTCTCTAACTGTAGAGCTCTTGCAAACCGGTTAATTGAGCACGGATATAAACTGGTCTCTGGTGGTAGTGATAATCACCTGGTTCTTGTTGATCTGAGACCATCT GGTATCGATGGCGCACGAGTTGAGAAAATTCTTGATATGGCTTCCATAACCCTCAACAAGAATTCAGTGCCCG GCGATAAGAGCGCTCTAGTTCCCGGAGGCATTCGCATTGGATCGCCGGCAATGACAACAAGAGGACTCGGTGAGAAAGAGTTCACATTGATAGCTGACTTAATTCATGAGGGTGTCCAGATAAGTCTTGAAGCCAAGAAGTTGGTGTCAGGGACAAAGCTGCAAGATTTTATGAAGTTTGTAACATCAGCTGAGTTTCCTTTGGAAGAAAAGGTTGCAGAGTTGCGTGGTAGAGTTGAAGCTCTTACTACTAAGTATCCAATCCCAGGGGTCTAA
- the LOC112714378 gene encoding eukaryotic translation initiation factor 4E-1-like: protein MVVEDTQKSSITDDQITANPNNENEDLEEGEILDDDDSSATSRPPSSSGALARNPHPLENSWTFWFDNPSAKSKQAAWGSSIRPIYTFATVEEFWSIYNNIHHPSKLAVGADFHCFKHKIEPKWEDPICANGGKWTMTFPRGKSDTSWLYTLLGMIGEQFDHGDEICGAVVNVRNRQEKIALWTKNAANEAAQVSIGKQWKEFLDYNETIGFIFHEDAKKHDRAAKNKYVI, encoded by the exons ATGGTGGTTGAAGATACCCAGAAATCAAGCATCACTGACGACCAAATCACCGCAAACCCTAACAACGAAAACGAAGACCTTGAGGAGGGAGAGATCCTCGACGACGACGACTCCTCCGCCACCTCCAGGCCACCCTCCTCCTCCGGCGCCCTCGCCCGTAACCCCCACCCTCTTGAGAACTCTTGGACCTTCTGGTTCGATAACCCCTCCGCTAAGTCCAAGCAAGCAGCTTGGGGCAGCTCCATCAGACCCATTTACACCTTCGCCACCGTTGAAGAATTCTGGAG CATTTACAATAACATACATCACCCTAGCAAGTTGGCTGTTGGAGCAGACTTTCACTGTTTCAAGCACAAGATTGAGCCTAAATGGGAGGACCCTATCTGCGCTAATGGGGGAAAATGGACTATGACATTTCCTAGGGGGAAATCTGATACCAGTTGGTTATACACG TTGTTGGGGATGATTGGAGAACAATTTGATCATGGTGATGAGATTTGCGGAGCTGTAGTAAATGTCAGGAATAGGCAGGAGAAAATTGCTCTTTGGACTAAGAATGCTGCAAATGAAGCTGCCCAG GTGAGCATTGGAAAACAGTGGAAGGAGTTTCTTGATTATAATGAGACCATCGGCTTTATATTCCAC GAGGATGCAAAGAAGCATGACAGAGCCGCTAAAAACAAATACGTCATATGA